The Rubripirellula amarantea genome includes the window TCCCTCGGGATGAAAGCCGTTCTTAAAACCGTCATTGTTCTCTCCCTGCTGGGCGTTGCTGCAGCGTATGCCTACAAGCCAGCGAAGCAGTATCTGGCCGATCGGAACAAGGTATCGTGGGAAACCGCCGAGATCGAAAAGGGTGATATCACGCGGTACGTCAATTCGACCGGTACAATCGAGCCCGTGCTATCCGTTTCGATCGGATCATTTGTGTCGGGGCCGATCGTCGAACTAAACGTTGACTTCAACGATTACGTCAAAGAGGGCGACGTGTTGGCGCGCGTTGACCCAAGGCTGTTCAAAGCGAACGTTGATCGAGACGAGGCCACTCTGGCAACTCGTCAGGCTGAACTCGAACGCGTCGAGGCCCAACTGAGGCAGTCGCTCAACAACTACATGCGTGGAAAGAAGCTTCGGGGTGACGATAAAGACTTCATGTCCGATCGAGAAATGGATGCGTTGACGTATGAAGTCAAATCGCTGCAAGCACAACGCAAACTTGCCAAGGCTTCGATTCAACAGGCCGCTGCTTCGTTGGAAACATCGCGGGCGAACTTAAACTACTGCGAAGTCACCGCGCCGGTCGACGGAGTTGTGATTGACCGAAAGATCAATCCTGGGCAAACGTTGGCCGCTCAATTCCAGACTCCGGAACTATTCATTATCGCTCCGGACTTACGCAAAAAGATGCACGTCTTTGCGTCCGTTGACGAAGCCGACATTGGTTTGATCCAAGATGCGAAGGATGCCGACCGCCCCGTTACGTTCACGGTCGACGCGCACCCCGATGAAGTGTTCGATGGTGAAATTGAACAGATTCGCGTCAGCAGCGTTGCGACTTCCAATGTGGTGACTTACCCGGTCGTGATTGCGACCAAGAACCCTGATAT containing:
- a CDS encoding efflux RND transporter periplasmic adaptor subunit, yielding MKAVLKTVIVLSLLGVAAAYAYKPAKQYLADRNKVSWETAEIEKGDITRYVNSTGTIEPVLSVSIGSFVSGPIVELNVDFNDYVKEGDVLARVDPRLFKANVDRDEATLATRQAELERVEAQLRQSLNNYMRGKKLRGDDKDFMSDREMDALTYEVKSLQAQRKLAKASIQQAAASLETSRANLNYCEVTAPVDGVVIDRKINPGQTLAAQFQTPELFIIAPDLRKKMHVFASVDEADIGLIQDAKDADRPVTFTVDAHPDEVFDGEIEQIRVSSVATSNVVTYPVVIATKNPDMKLLPGMTASISFEVDSTTDVPKIPNAALRFFPDDVMLVRESDRHLIDGSAWKSKPKTDAEEDENANQTATEKAAAEKKKNERHVWVVDGDHLKAVAVTIGLTENRFTEMAKGDLKVGDKVVTGKKD